From the genome of Corallococcus macrosporus DSM 14697:
CTTCAACAAGCGCTTCCTCGACATGTGGGGGCTGACGGAGGAGATGATGGTGGACCGCGACGCGGAGCGGGTGCTGGCGCGCGCGGCGAGCGACGTGAAGCACCCGGAGTGGTTCACCTCGCGCATCCGGGAGCGCTTCGAGCCCTCCGAGACGGTGGACGTGGAGACGGTGGAGCTGCTGGACGGGCGCATCCTGGAGCGCAAGTCGCTGCCGCAGCGGTTGGGCGGCGCCATCATCGGCCGCGTGTGGAGCTACCGCGAGGTGACGGCGGAGCGGCGGGCCGACGCCGAGCGCGAACGGCTGCTGAACGAGGCCCGGGAGGCCATCCGCGTGCGGGATGACTTCCTGTCCATCGCCGCGCACGAGCTGAAGACGCCGCTCACGCCGCTGAAGCTCCATCTCCAGATGCTGCGGCACCAGGCGCCGCGGGGGGACGGCGGCTCCGCCCGGCACGTCGACAAGTCGCTGACGCAGGTGGGCCGCCTCACGGGCCTCGTGAATGACTTGCTGGACACCTCGCGCATCCAGGAGGGGCGGCTGACGCTGAAGCACGGGCCCATCCCCCTCCAGGCGCTGGCCCACGACGTCATCTCCGAGATGCGCCTGTCCAGCGCGCACCACCAGGTGGAATACGAGGCGCCGGAGGCGTCCCTGGTCGTCCTGGGCGACGCGGACCGGCTCGCGCAGGTGTTGGTGAACCTGATGGAGAACGCCTTCAAATACAGCCCCAGCGGGGGACGGGTCCGCGTCCGGGTGGAGCAGGTGGACAGCCACGTCCGCGTCTCCGTCGCGGACGACGGCATGGGCATCCCGAAGGACCAGCAGGCGCGCCTCTTCGAGCGCTACTTCCGCGCGCGCAACGCGCCCATCTCCGGCTTCGGGGGCCTGGGGCTGGGGCTCTACATCTGCCGGGACATCGTGGAGCGGCACGGGGGCCGCTTGTGGGTGGAGAGCGAGCTGGGCATCGGCTCCACCTTCCACTTCACGGTGCCGCTGGCGTCCGCGTGACGGCGCCTCACCGGGGGAGGACCCGCGCGGCGTCCTGCTGTTGGCGCGCCACGCGCAGGCGCCACCACGCCGTCGCGGGGATGGCCATGGCCAGGAAGAGCGTGCTCACCAGCCACGGGTCCGCGGCGTGGACTCGCTCCCGCAGCGGCGCGGGCGCTTGCGCGCTCAGGAGCAAGGCGGCGGTGGTCAGCACGAAGAGGGCGAAGCCCTTGCGCAGCGTCGCGGGCGGCACGTGCCCCGCCAGCTTTCCTCCCAGGAAGCTGCCCGCCATCGCGGCCAGGAGAATCTCGCCGGTGAGCACCCAGGGCAGCTCGAGGTGGCTCAAGTGCCCCACGAGCCCCGCGGCGCACTGGAGTGAGATGACCACCAGCGACGTGGCGGCGGCGGCCGGCGTGGACAGGCCCGCCAGCGTCAGCGCGGGGACGATGAGGAAGCCGCCTCCCGCGCCCACCAGCCCCGACAGCACGCCCACCCCGGCGCCCTGCGCGAGCACGCGTGGGATGGGGAGCGCGGCGCCGCCGCCGGCGGGGGGCTCGGCTTCGCGGCGGCGCAGCATGGCCACGGCGGCGGCCACCATGACGCACGCGAACAGGAGCAGCAGCGTGTCCGGCGCGAGGTAGGGGTTGAGCTGGCCTCCGATGAAGGCGCCGCCCATGCCACCCGCGCCGAACACGAGCGCGGTGCGCCATTGGACACGGCCCTCGCGCGCGTGGAGGAGCGCCCCGCTGGCGCTGGTGACGCCCACCACCACCAGGGACATGGCGATGGCGGTCCGCGGCTCGACGTCCAGGACGTACACGAGCAGCGGCACGGTGAGGATGGAGCCGCCGCCTCCGAGCAGGCTCAGCAGCACACCCACGAGCAGGGAACCGGCGATGCCCGCGTACAGCATCACGACCCGCTTTCCAGGCGAGCCACGGCGAGCTGGTCCCGGCACATGCGCAGCAGTCGTTCAAAGGCGGCGATGTCGCGGACGCCTGGAGGTCGCGCCGCCTGGAGCGCGTCGAGCACGGCGGTGAGTGCTTCGCGAGAGGGGTTCGTCATGGGCGGCAGCGTGGGGCCTTCATGGGGCGGTGGTGTCAGGGCGAGGTGGAGGCCGTCCATCAAGCCGTCCTGTACCAGGCTCAAGGTCGGCAAGGGGTGGGGCGCGGTGCGCACGACGGGCAGCCTCGCGGTGTTCCACGCGAGCATTCCGCCCTGCAGGTTCATCACCCGGCTGAAGCCCAGCGCGGCCAGGGCCGTGGCGGCGCTCGACGAGCGCGCGCCGGAGCGGCACACCAGCACCAGGTCCGTGTCACGAGGCCAGGCGCCGACGGCGTCCCTCACCGTGGCCAGCGGTGCGTGCCGGATGCCCGCGATGTGACCCAGGATGCCGTCGAGCTCGTCGGGCTCCCGCACGTCGAGGACCGTGAGCGAGGAGGGCAGGTGGGCCGCGAGCAGTCCCGCGTCCACCTCCCGGTAGCCGGAAGGATGCGGCGTGGCGCGGTCGAAGAGCGGATGCATGACGGGGTCAGACCTGGAGGGAGCGCGGGAGCAGCGGGTGTCCGCAGGCCCGGTTGGCGGGGACGGCGACGTCCAGCTTCCGGGGCGGTGGCAACCGGAGGCCCTGCATCAAGAAGATGAAGTCCTCGCGCGAGCGCCCCGCCAGCCGGGGGTTGTGCCGCTTCTCCTCGCCCACCGTGGACACGGTGTGCCCGGCGTAGTCGTGGCCGGGGTACACCTCCGTGTCCTCGGGGAGGCGGAAGAGGACGCGGGTGATGGCGTCGTAGAGCTGCCCCGGGTCGCCGTTCTGGAAGTCCGTCCGCCCGGTGCCCCGGATGAGCAGCGCGTCACCCGTGAAGAGGCGGCCGTCACACAGGAAGCTCAGGCTGTCGTCGGTGTGGCCGGGCGTTTCGAGGACGTGGAGTTCGAGGCCGCCCACGCGCACGAGGTCGCCGTGGCGGACCATCCGGTCCACGCACGGCGCCCCCCGGGGGGAGGCCACCACGGCGGCGCCCGTGCGTTCGCGGAGCACCCCCGCGCCGGTGACGTGGTCGGCGTGGACGTGGGTCTCCAGCACCACGGACAGCGTGAGCCCCCGCTCGCGGAGGAGCTTCAGGTCGCGCTCCACCTGCTCCAGCACCGGGTCGATGAGCGCCGCGGCGCCCGTGGCCGCGTCGGCCAGCAGGTACGTGTACGTCGAGGTCTCCGCGTCGAAGAGCTGTCGGAAGAGCATCGTCCGCCTCCGCGTGGGATGGGGGCGAGGCCGTCATTGCCATGGACGTGCCAAGGGGCCTGTCTCCCGGGGAGGGCGCCTCGTATCGAGGGGGCGCAGGCCGGCGGCGCCTTGGTGCCGGCCCTCCGGTCCGACGGCCTGGGTGTTTCAGATGAACGCTCGTGAAACACCGGCTGAAACAGCGCCGGGGGGGCGGGCGCCTCGCGCTGCATCCAGCCCTGGAGCGCGGCTCATCGCTCCGGCGGCAGGCCCAGGTCGCGCAGGCGCCGCCACAGCGTCACGCGGCTGACGCCCAGCCGGCGCGCGGCCTCCGAGCGGTTTCCGCCCGCCTGGGCGAGCGCTTCGCGGA
Proteins encoded in this window:
- a CDS encoding ATP-binding protein produces the protein MSKAHIHEQERSGWGAPGAAEAPHPSEPVFAPALLRLGRGLQAALIVDAQGRVAWMDEALTHATGPHGEPYEGRPLEEVLARLPWLARAMRPALHGKAGVHEEQGLKAFVLPVFDEQGRMLGACARLQIPDPVATHGAEGGVTRHAPETLAHMNSVLRATFDSIAEGVIVVDLHKRVTAFNKRFLDMWGLTEEMMVDRDAERVLARAASDVKHPEWFTSRIRERFEPSETVDVETVELLDGRILERKSLPQRLGGAIIGRVWSYREVTAERRADAERERLLNEAREAIRVRDDFLSIAAHELKTPLTPLKLHLQMLRHQAPRGDGGSARHVDKSLTQVGRLTGLVNDLLDTSRIQEGRLTLKHGPIPLQALAHDVISEMRLSSAHHQVEYEAPEASLVVLGDADRLAQVLVNLMENAFKYSPSGGRVRVRVEQVDSHVRVSVADDGMGIPKDQQARLFERYFRARNAPISGFGGLGLGLYICRDIVERHGGRLWVESELGIGSTFHFTVPLASA
- a CDS encoding sulfite exporter TauE/SafE family protein, giving the protein MLYAGIAGSLLVGVLLSLLGGGGSILTVPLLVYVLDVEPRTAIAMSLVVVGVTSASGALLHAREGRVQWRTALVFGAGGMGGAFIGGQLNPYLAPDTLLLLFACVMVAAAVAMLRRREAEPPAGGGAALPIPRVLAQGAGVGVLSGLVGAGGGFLIVPALTLAGLSTPAAAATSLVVISLQCAAGLVGHLSHLELPWVLTGEILLAAMAGSFLGGKLAGHVPPATLRKGFALFVLTTAALLLSAQAPAPLRERVHAADPWLVSTLFLAMAIPATAWWRLRVARQQQDAARVLPR
- a CDS encoding rhodanese-like domain-containing protein; translation: MHPLFDRATPHPSGYREVDAGLLAAHLPSSLTVLDVREPDELDGILGHIAGIRHAPLATVRDAVGAWPRDTDLVLVCRSGARSSSAATALAALGFSRVMNLQGGMLAWNTARLPVVRTAPHPLPTLSLVQDGLMDGLHLALTPPPHEGPTLPPMTNPSREALTAVLDALQAARPPGVRDIAAFERLLRMCRDQLAVARLESGS
- a CDS encoding MBL fold metallo-hydrolase; the protein is MLFRQLFDAETSTYTYLLADAATGAAALIDPVLEQVERDLKLLRERGLTLSVVLETHVHADHVTGAGVLRERTGAAVVASPRGAPCVDRMVRHGDLVRVGGLELHVLETPGHTDDSLSFLCDGRLFTGDALLIRGTGRTDFQNGDPGQLYDAITRVLFRLPEDTEVYPGHDYAGHTVSTVGEEKRHNPRLAGRSREDFIFLMQGLRLPPPRKLDVAVPANRACGHPLLPRSLQV